The proteins below come from a single Gossypium raimondii isolate GPD5lz chromosome 2, ASM2569854v1, whole genome shotgun sequence genomic window:
- the LOC105788930 gene encoding protein ETHYLENE INSENSITIVE 3, translating to MMMFDDMGICGDMDFFSAPFGEKDAATATLAALRTEPEATVEDDYSDEEIDVDELERRMWRDKMRLKRLKEQNKSKDGVDIVKQRQSQEQARKKKMSRAQDGILKYMLKMMEVCKAQGFVYGIIPEKGKPVTGASDNLREWWKDKVRFDRNGPAAIAKYQANNSIPGNNDGCNPIGPTPHTLQELQDTTLGSLLSALMQHCDPPQRRFPLEKGVHPPWWPTGNEEWWPHLGLPKDQGPPPYKKPHDLKKAWKVGVLTAVIKHMSPDIAKIRKLVRQSKCLQDKMTAKESATWLAIINQEETLARELYPESCPALSSGGGSGSLVINDCSEYDVEGADNEPNFDVQELKPGNLNSSDLSVDQMRAIQQLPYSIKGEVVNNLDFMRKRKPSNDSNIMEHKIYKCEFFQCPYSEHRLGFHDRIARDNHQLTCPYRNSSALFSSSSFNVNEVKPVILPQAFAQSKPTAPAVTSVSTPFDLSGLGVPEDGQKMISELMSVYDNNIQGSKNMNPGNNPIAEGQNILHPKIQQPQDEYFRGEGNFFEDSSMPNNHQMFPQGEGQFDRFKGLNSLFETEHNNNNSFPLMFGSPFDLSTFDYKEDLQTVGMDTIPRQDVSIWFQ from the coding sequence atgatgatgtttgatGATATGGGAATTTGTGGGGATATGGATTTCTTCAGTGCTCCTTTTGGGGAAAAAGATGCGGCCACGGCAACGTTGGCGGCTTTGCGTACTGAACCAGAGGCCACAGTGGAAGATGATTATAGTGATGAAGAGATTGATGTGGATGAACTTGAGAGAAGGATGTGGAGGGACAAAATGCGTCTCAAACGACTTAAAGAACAGAACAAGAGCAAGGATGGGGTCGATATTGTGAAACAGAGACAGTCTCAAGAACAGGCGAGGAAAAAGAAGATGTCGAGGGCACAAGATGGGATATTGAAGTACATGTTGAAGATGATGGAAGTGTGCAAGGCTCAAGGTTTTGTTTACGGAATAATCCCGGAGAAAGGAAAGCCGGTAACTGGGGCATCTGATAATCTTCGGGAATGGTGGAAGGATAAAGTCAGGTTTGATCGTAATGGTCCTGCCGCTATTGCCAAGTACCAGGCTAATAATTCGATTCCCGGCAACAATGATGGGTGTAACCCGATTGGTCCAACACCACACACCTTGCAAGAACTTCAAGATACAACGCTCGGTTCCCTTTTGTCTGCACTGATGCAGCATTGTGATCCTCCTCAGAGGCGGTTTCCTTTAGAGAAAGGTGTTCACCCACCGTGGTGGCCTACTGGTAACGAGGAATGGTGGCCGCATCTCGGATTGCCTAAAGATCAAGGCCCTCCCCCTTATAAGAAACCTCATGACTTGAAAAAGGCTTGGAAAGTCGGGGTTCTCACAGCAGTAATCAAGCACATGTCTCCCGATATAGCCAAGATTCGCAAGCTTGTAAGGCAGTCTAAGTGCTTGCAGGACAAGATGACTGCAAAGGAAAGTGCAACATGGCTTGCTATCATCAACCAGGAGGAGACCTTGGCTCGAGAGCTTTACCCCGAGTCCTGCCCAGCTTTGTCCTCCGGGGGAGGAAGTGGATCTTTGGTTATAAATGACTGCAGTGAGTATGATGTTGAAGGGGCAGACAACGAGCCAAACTTCGATGTGCAAGAGCTCAAACCCGGGAATCTAAATTCATCTGATTTGAGTGTGGATCAAATGAGGGCCATCCAACAACTACCTTATTCTATTAAGGGAGAAGTTGTCAATAATTTGGACTTTATGCGAAAGAGGAAACCAAGCAATGATTCAAACATCATGGAACATAAGATCTACAAATGCGAGTTCTTCCAATGTCCCTATAGTGAACATCGCTTAGGTTTTCATGACAGGATTGCCAGGGACAATCATCAATTAACATGTCCGTATCGAAACTCCTCTGCACTGTTTAGTAGTTCAAGTTTTAATGTTAACGAGGTGAAACCTGTAATTTTGCCTCAAGCATTTGCGCAATCCAAGCCAACTGCACCAGCGGTTACTTCCGTCTCAACACCATTTGATCTTTCAGGACTTGGAGTTCCGGAAGATGGGCAGAAAATGATCAGCGAACTCATGTCGGTTTACGATAACAACATTCAAGGCAGCAAAAACATGAATCCCGGTAACAATCCAATCGCTGAAGGCCAAAATATTCTTCACCCGAAAATCCAACAGCCACAGGATGAATACTTTCGTGGTGAAGGAAACTTCTTCGAGGACTCCAGCATGCCCAATAACCATCAGATGTTTCCGCAAGGGGAAGGTCAATTTGACCGGTTCAAGGGCCTGAATTCTCTGTTTGAGACCGaacataacaacaacaacagctTCCCGCTGATGTTCGGGTCTCCATTCGATTTGTCTACTTTCGATTACAAGGAAGATCTTCAAACGGTTGGGATGGACACCATCCCAAGGCAGGATGTTTCAATCTGGTTCCAGTAA